The DNA segment GAAGGCACTCCGCGTCAGTGGGAAACCATGGGATAGCGCTGGCACGCGTTGCCCACCTCCGGCTGCAGTGCATGTCCTGTTCGGGAGATCGGAATATTGATGATGTACGCGAGCTGCTTGAGGCGTTCGAGCTCGACTAAGAACGTCGCACCTGACCTAGCTGCATTAGGAACAGACACAGAGCAATTAACCAGGAAGCTTCCTATCTGAGTTTATTGAATAGGCAACTGCGATGGACAGCTGTGCCAGCACCTGGTGCACTCCAGGAAAAAACCACCTGGCAGCAATGGACGATAAAGGGGGCCTGTGTCAGCGGCCTCAATCCGAAAGTCCTTCTCCTGTTCCTTGCCCTGCTGCCCCAATTCACGGATCCCCTGGCCCTTTGGCCGGTCCCTCTACAGATCGTGGCACTGGGGTTGGTACATGCGCTCAGCTGCGGCGTTATCTACCTGCTGGTCGGATTCAGCTCTGAGTCTGTGTTGCGAACTCGCCCTGTCGCCGCCCAGTTCGTAAGCCGCTTTTCCGGCGCGGCCATGATCATCATTGGCACGATCCTGCTCGTCGATCAGGTTGCCGCCTAAACCGGGAAAAGACATAACAATGAGTGATCAGCCCCTCCCCTCTATGACAACAACTCAACGAGCCCCCAAACGGCACGAGTCAGAATTCCACACCTTAGGCAAATGAAGGTGAATGGACAGAAGTGGGCAATGCTCACTGCCTACGGCATGTACACCGCCGCGATATTTGAGGAAGCCGGCATCCCGGTGCTGCTGGTGGGCGACTCCGCCTCCAATAACGTCTTCGGCAACGAGTCCACCCTTACCGTTATGGTGGATGAGCTGATGGGGTGCGACCCAACAACACAAATGGGTCACCCGATGGGCGCGTTCATAGTTCTTCAGGCGCCTTGTCGGTTGGCTGAGCTACCAACTGCTTCAATTCATTACTCATGGGGAAATTCAAGTTCAGGCCCTTCGGCGGGATGGGCTGGATGAACCACTTGTCGTAGATGCCGTTGATCTCGCCGGAGGCGAAGGTGTCGGCGATGGCCTTGTCGACCACTTTCTTGAAGGCTTCTCCCATCAAGTTCCAGGCCGACATGGGCATTCTGCTGGCGTTCATGTTCACCTGGAACATGCTCGGCGCGCTGATCCTCACCCCAGCCCTTGCCAGGTTCCTATTGTCGCCTCGGAACCCGGCTGTACAGAGTGGTTGCACGCCCTCCGCGCCTTAGCCCAAAGGACTCGTGGAAACTTTGGCCGCCCAATGGGCGGCTTTTTTTGCTACCTATTTGGGCCAGGCTGCCTAAGTTCAAAAAAGACAGGTTTGTCGAAGCAGGGCTGTAGACAACTTGCATAACCTTCTAGTCAGGACTCTCAGGCTTTCAGCTTCCCTCAAATGGTGTCGATAGATAGGCCAAACGACTGGTTCTGAGCACTCTTCGTGTGCCTACTGACGACTTGAACCACCCAGCAAGTTGGCGAATACTAGTTTGCTGACTAACACAAGGCACCGAAGTTTGACTTTATTGGACGCCACAATTGCCCTCTTGCTTGCCGCGCAGATTCACTGTTCGGACAAGGCCATCAAAGCCACGGCGAAACGCTGCGCCCAACGTCTTCCCCGCAGCAAACGAGATCTGATGTTCTCCATCATTGAAAGCGCCGAACCACTCAAGCTTGTCAGGTACATAGCAGAGAATTTGGACTGATGGATTGAAGGGTCGACTTACTCTCGTAGCACGATCATGGGCGATGGCATCCGCCAGCGCAATTGCAGACGATATCCGTCAACTGCACTGTTTATTCGCATCACGCCAAGGAAAACACAATGAGCAAACTAGCTGAATTTAAACGTCTGGAAGCACAGTTGGCGGAACAACTCGCCGCGCTGAATAGCCTCAAGAACGATTCGGAACTCAAGCGCGAAATTGAGTTTGAATCCAAACTCAAAGCGCTTCTGGATGAATATGGCGTTGGGCTAAAGGCGGTGATCAACATCCTTGATCCAGGTCGCACACGCACTCCCCTGCCGACTCAGAAGGGCCAGCGGCGCGAGCGCGCTGTCAAGGTCTACAAGAATCCACACACCAATGAAGTGGTCGAGACTAAAGGTGGCAACAACAAAATTCTGAACGCTTGGAAAGCGGAGTATGGTGCCGCAGCCGTAAAATCTTGGGTCCAGTGAGACTGTCAGCTTAAGGCCGGCGACGTCCGGCCAAAAGCCACTCCCAGAGCTGATGACGTAAGCACGCTGATGCCATAGCAAGCTTTCAGGGGATCGGACCAGCCAAACGCCCAGCTGGCTCAAGCTCTTTACCTTTCTCCAGACCGACCCTGAGAAAGCGACGCTGATTGCCGGAGATCTCCCCGGCCAAACAACGAGCTTTGGCTTTGGCGTCGACGATTGCTCGCAGCTTAGACTGACGCTCTTTCGCTTTCATGGCCTTCACCAAGGTGTGGAATCCAGATAAGACTGCTAAGGGGCTTAGCTGAGCGCACTGCCAAGTACCTCGTAGGCGAAAACGGGCCTGTGCGACAGCCATAGGCTGCAACGACCATATTGACTGCTGGGGAGCCCCCAGCAGTTTACAAGAGGTCCTGCCTGACAATTTCTCACACTCGGTTCCAAAGGCCATTTTTTTCTCACTGGGCCAAGAAAATCCTAATTTTCGGCATAACCGTAGAATTTTTCCTCAGCACCCAGCGCCCCATGCTTTCAGGCACTGGACGCTAGAAAGGATACTTTCCGAATCGCCAGGCTTCTCCGAACCTCTACATGGTATCCAGCACGGCAGTAGCCATTCGATCACTTAACGACCATGGCACCTCTTGAACTTCGTGCCACTGCCGCACCAACACGGATCATTGCGACCAGGGGTTCGAGATGAGCGTACTTGGGCCGTAGTCATCGAAGTGGCCGGATCGACAGCGCGACGGCTCAGTGCTGCGGCATCCGACCTGACCGCTTCCGAAACCACCGCCTCACGCTGAATCCAGTGTGCAAACGCATTCACGTACTGCCCGCGCTGATCCACTCCGATGACAAGTAGCAGTACCCGCTTCACATCGACGGACTGGGCAACCGCTTGCGCTTTCATCTGGGCTGCCAACATGTCGGGATCATCAACATTGCGATGTAGCCAGAACAGTATTGCGTCCTCAACCCGCAGTGCGAAATACCGCCTTGAGAACTTGCCGAGGCTCTTCCGCAGTGGCTCAAGTTGTCCAGCCAGGTCATTGCGCGCTTCGAAGCTGAAGTCACGCAATTGGCAATCAGCTTCGACCCAACCACCTGCACGAGTACGTGCCAAGGCTGACAACAGTCGCTGCATCTCTTCAGGGAGCTCTTGTGCAGGCGGAGCTTTTTCAGCCCAATCGTGCAAACTGAAATAGTCATCGACCACGGAACTCATGCCATCCGCAGCAATAAGACCTGCCCCCTCCGCTAGTTGTTTGCGGACGAACTCGCAGAATCGATTGCGGATGATGTAGGCCCCAAGGTGATCAAATTCGTCGAACAGAAATAGCTCTTGAATCCCTGCGGCTTCTTGGCGGTTATGTAGATAATGCATCAGCGCTCCTGTGTTTGGCAGGAAGCGCCCAAGCACCAATAGTTCGTCGATGGACACCGAAATGAACGGATGCTTACCTAGGATCGGAGCCACTCCAGGCAATTGCTTGCTGCAGGTGGAGAATGGCGAATAGGACTCAACGGTCAGCCCGACAGGCAGGACCAGCCAATAGTCTGAAAGGCGGACTCGGGCCACCTCTTCATAGCGGCCGTCCTTCAAAGTGAACAACGGCACTTCGTGCGCCGAAGCAAGATACTCGATGAACCGACGACACTGCTCGAAGGCCTTAACGATCAGATCCCGCACAGCCCTTGCGTGACGATCAAAGCTGACGGCGGGTGAAGCAATAGTCGCTGCAGCGCCCGATTTAGCCTCAACGACAGCGAGCACCCCATCCATCATGATCACGGTGTCATTTTCGAACCAGTTCCCATCGCGCCGGTAGTACACCTCGCGCAAAATCGTCGCACCCGCCAGCTGGTTCTTGAAGATGTTGGAAAAAGCAGTTTCGCTCCACTCCTTCTGTATCTGCTTGAACTCATCTAAATAGCGGGAATCCCTAACCTGCAAGTTGTAAAGGATCGCTCTATAGGCAGCATCGCGAGCAAAACTGGGATCTGTCAGGTAATAATCATCATCAAGTTTGATGAGTGGTTTTTTCCGAGCAGGCAGGGTGCGGAACGGTGTCCCTGAGTAGGTCCCAGGCGCAAAAAACTCCGTTTCTTCGCCCGGCCCAAAGGAGAGATCCTCCAAGAGGAGATCTGGAAGCCGGGTATGACGACGGACGTTACAGATTCCTCCCTGAAACAGATCTTCAATAGCAGCACTGGCGGCACTTGCACTTTCCGCACATTCGGCCCCCCACTGAGCCATACCATCCTCTAGCGATTTGCCGATTGAATCCACAAAGCCGTACGCCTCATCCATCGTCTTCGATATAGCTTGGATTGCTTGGGCGTGCCCCATGCGAATTGCGTTTGCGAGGTCTTGGATTCCCTGAGCCACCTCTTGCGCACCGACGCCATAGACTCTCCGGAGTGCCTCGTCATGCGGGGCAAGAGCAAAGCTGAAGAACTCCTCTTCCAAAACCTGATAACGCGCCCCTCGCACCAGAACCCAGGTTGATAAGGCATGAAACATCAGAGTCTTCGTGCTAGGCCCAAACTGCGTCTCCGAGGTGCTCATCGCGATCATCATGGACACGACCATCGATGCCGACCTTAGCTCCTCTACTAAGGTCTGTATATCTGCACAGACGGATTCATCGAGATGCTCTGCGCTTTGAAGTGATGTAGTTGCCAATACCGCATGAACATATTCGAGTAAGTACTGCACGTGCCCAATGTTGGCGGGATCAGCAGGCGCTGATCCCGCCTGATCGTCCCTCGCCACCAAAAGCATAGTCGCGTAGACGTAGCCCAAGAGCTCCCTAGGAGGCTGGGAGGCGATAAGTTGGCGCAACCTTTGCGCCGACGCTCCCAGGTCACTCAGCGCTTCCTGAAGTTGAGCGTCGGAAAATGGATTACTGAATGCCTGGTCACTCACGATGCTTCTGGGCCTGACTAGATGGGTACTCCAAACGATACAGCCCCGGAGTTTGGAAGCAAGTCGCAGGGGGGGGCGGGGGGCGGGCGGCAATCAGCGACCGATGATTGGCCGAATCCGGGCCATCACCTGCGTAGTAATTTCATCAGTGGTCAGCCCAGCGGCCATGATGATCACACTATCGGGATAGTACTGCCTAATAAGCGTCTTATGGTCGTGGTAAGCGACAAACAGAACATCGGCTGACTTCAAGTGCTTGACTAGGTCATCGAGATACTTGGGGGCTTCTGCTTGCTGCATAATCATGACACGTGGCGCTAAGACCGGAATGTTAAGCCCGCGCTCTAACATAGAGACGTGGCGGTTGGAGGCGTGAACCGCACTGAGCCAACACTGACGACCGAGCACCGAAATCAGATCACCCTCGCTGGAGTCGAAGATCATGTCGAGGTACTGGGGATACCAAGCGACCTGACCGATCGATTCTGGTGTTAGCTCATCGTCATCGAAGCAGGCGCGCACGAGATCGGCCGCAACTTTCGAGAGCTTGCCCTCAATGTAGAGGGACTTGGCATTGAGATCTTTATACTCAAGATTGCGAAATTGCGCCTCACTTGACCGCTTAATTGCATTGCCTCTGACCACCCGTTTGCATTCGAATTGACCACCGAATTGCACCCGTGCTGACCAGTAGTTGCATCGGACTTGACCACCCTACCCGTGGGTAGAGTGGTCCATCGCGTGTTAGCTTTTCTTGCCTCTCATCTTGCGCATCGACTCTCCCTTAAGCTGAAGGGCGTGCGATTTATGGATGACCCGATCCAATATGGCATCGGCGATCGTTGGGTCGGCGAACAAGTCGTACCATTTGTCCTGCGGGTATTGACTGGTGATCAACAGCGAGCCGTTACGAGATTGCTGGTCGATGATTTCCAGCAGGAGAGGCCCCAACTGCGCAGTAATGCCACCGATCCCCAAATCGTCGATGATCAGCAGCTGCGTTTTGATCAACTGACGGCGTAATTTGGGCAGGGTACTGTCCGCCTGAGACAGCAGGATGTCTTCGAACAACTGATTCGCGGTTCGGTAACAGGTGGTGAACCCTAGTCGACAGGCCTGATTGCCGAAGGCACAGGCCAGCCAGGTTTTCCCCGTTCCCGTGGCACCAGTGAGGATGAGATTTTGCCGGCGGCGCAGCCATTCACATTCAGTCAGGCTCATTAGCAGGCTGCGATCCAGGCCTCGGCTGGCTCGATAATCGACATCCTCCAGTACCGCCTGACTTTCGCGCAGCCGTGCCCCCTTGACTAGGCGCTCGACTTTGCGGGT comes from the Pseudomonas sp. TCU-HL1 genome and includes:
- a CDS encoding histone-like nucleoid-structuring protein, MvaT/MvaU family, which encodes MSKLAEFKRLEAQLAEQLAALNSLKNDSELKREIEFESKLKALLDEYGVGLKAVINILDPGRTRTPLPTQKGQRRERAVKVYKNPHTNEVVETKGGNNKILNAWKAEYGAAAVKSWVQ
- a CDS encoding SEC-C metal-binding domain-containing protein; protein product: MSDQAFSNPFSDAQLQEALSDLGASAQRLRQLIASQPPRELLGYVYATMLLVARDDQAGSAPADPANIGHVQYLLEYVHAVLATTSLQSAEHLDESVCADIQTLVEELRSASMVVSMMIAMSTSETQFGPSTKTLMFHALSTWVLVRGARYQVLEEEFFSFALAPHDEALRRVYGVGAQEVAQGIQDLANAIRMGHAQAIQAISKTMDEAYGFVDSIGKSLEDGMAQWGAECAESASAASAAIEDLFQGGICNVRRHTRLPDLLLEDLSFGPGEETEFFAPGTYSGTPFRTLPARKKPLIKLDDDYYLTDPSFARDAAYRAILYNLQVRDSRYLDEFKQIQKEWSETAFSNIFKNQLAGATILREVYYRRDGNWFENDTVIMMDGVLAVVEAKSGAAATIASPAVSFDRHARAVRDLIVKAFEQCRRFIEYLASAHEVPLFTLKDGRYEEVARVRLSDYWLVLPVGLTVESYSPFSTCSKQLPGVAPILGKHPFISVSIDELLVLGRFLPNTGALMHYLHNRQEAAGIQELFLFDEFDHLGAYIIRNRFCEFVRKQLAEGAGLIAADGMSSVVDDYFSLHDWAEKAPPAQELPEEMQRLLSALARTRAGGWVEADCQLRDFSFEARNDLAGQLEPLRKSLGKFSRRYFALRVEDAILFWLHRNVDDPDMLAAQMKAQAVAQSVDVKRVLLLVIGVDQRGQYVNAFAHWIQREAVVSEAVRSDAAALSRRAVDPATSMTTAQVRSSRTPGRNDPCWCGSGTKFKRCHGR
- the istB gene encoding IS21-like element helper ATPase IstB, whose amino-acid sequence is MTRVISTMHRLVELGLSGMAIAYERQLNQPDLQQQTFDVRLGLMMDAEVSERETRKVERLVKGARLRESQAVLEDVDYRASRGLDRSLLMSLTECEWLRRRQNLILTGATGTGKTWLACAFGNQACRLGFTTCYRTANQLFEDILLSQADSTLPKLRRQLIKTQLLIIDDLGIGGITAQLGPLLLEIIDQQSRNGSLLITSQYPQDKWYDLFADPTIADAILDRVIHKSHALQLKGESMRKMRGKKS